The following are encoded in a window of Megachile rotundata isolate GNS110a chromosome 2, iyMegRotu1, whole genome shotgun sequence genomic DNA:
- the LOC100882637 gene encoding solute carrier family 22 member 21 isoform X1: MGSRMGSRILRGDEEDNMRLFCSQKDESSSAPKTIDGTGGKRGSEQEVDRFGYYQMIMFAIISLPLFLSAGFTLAYVFTAGEVKYRCLVPECEDPNSTVFNSPWAENAVPDLSEMSKCTRYVVQNHTGACTNQSFSNVTQKCDSWVYDPSENTVLSEWDLTCDTNRWKLTLVGTINNVGQFVGLIFAGYISDRYGRRTILTLTTSLSGISGLIHSFSVNYWMFLAFEFIDATVAAGIYSAGFILGMEMAGVKGRVLASTIICCMFAVGEMLLGLIAMWLRSWRLILRMVYGPALLAILLPFLIPESVRWLLANGKHEKVERIYRKMARINGLQVSEEAIGAFKDLNMVKADKTEQMAHEKKSPFMQVLTSSVMLTRLLACSFCWLTNTFVYYGLSLNSVAFAGDKYTNFILVAVVEIPAYFLTWFLTDHIGRKATLSSSFLLSGAFCLAIQFVPTGSWSFLPLVLYMGGKWCITMSFSTVYIYTAELFPTNLRHSLLGICSMTGRMGSILSPQTPLLAQIMPELPLILFGCMAMSAGLLSLFFPETLGTKLPDTVWEAENIGKTQAKQELQDSPS; this comes from the exons TCTCAGAGGCGACGAAGAGGACAACATGAGGCTGTTCTGCTCGCAGAAGGACGAGTCGTCGTCCGCACCGAAAACCATCGATGGCACAG GAGGAAAGAGGGGCAGCGAGCAGGAAGTGGATCGCTTCGGATACTATCAAATGATTATGTTCGCGATAATTAGCTTGCCTCTGTTCTTGTCAGCAGGATTCACGCTTGCGTACGTGTTCACAGCTGGGGAAGTTAAGTACAG GTGTTTGGTGCCAGAGTGCGAAGACCCAAACAGCACAGTCTTCAATTCACCATGGGCAGAAAATGCCGTTCCGGACCTGTCAGAAATGTCCAAATGCACTCGTTACGTTGTTCAAAACCATACGGGTGCTTGTACAAACCAGTCGTTCAGTAATGTTACTCAAAAATGCGATTCCTGGGTCTACGATCCGTCAGAGAACACCGTGCTCAGCGAG TGGGACCTCACCTGCGACACCAATCGATGGAAACTCACGCTGGTGGGCACGATAAATAATGTCGGCCAATTCGTTGGATTGATCTTCGCTGGATACATATCGGACAG ATACGGAAGACGCACAATTTTGACGCTCACCACGTCCCTGAGCGGAATCAGCGGCCTGATACATTCCTTTTCCGTGAATTATTGGATGTTTCTAGCGTTCGAATTTATCGATGCGACTGTCGCGGCCGGTATCTACAGCGCTGGATTTATTTTAG GAATGGAGATGGCAGGAGTAAAAGGGCGAGTCCTGGCAAGCACCATCATTTGCTGCATGTTTGCAGTGGGTGAGATGTTGTTAGGATTGATTGCGATGTGGTTGAGATCGTGGCGGTTGATCCTTCGAATGGTATACGGTCCAGCTTTGCTCGCCATCTTGCTGCCCTTCCTGATCCCGGAATCAGTCAG GTGGCTATTGGCGAATGGGAAACACGAAAAGGTGGAGAGAATTTATCGTAAAATGGCGCGTATTAACGGGCTGCAAGTCTCGGAAGAGGCGATCGGAGCGTTCAAGGATTTAAATATGGTGAAAGCCGACAAG ACGGAGCAAATGGCGCACGAAAAGAAGTCGCCGTTCATGCAAGTGTTGACTAGCTCGGTAATGCTCACTCGTTTATTGGCCTGCTCGTTCTGCTGGCTGACGAACACCTTCGTCTATTACGGATTGTCTTTGAATTCGGTGGCGTTCGCCGGCGATAAATACACGAATTTCATACTGGTCGCCGTTGTCGAGATTCCGGCCTACTTTCTGACCTGGTTTCTGACCGATCACATCGGTCGCAAAGCGACTCTCTCCTCGTCGTTCTTGTTGAGCGGCGCTTTCTGTCTCGCGATACAATTCGTTCCTACAG GTTCATGGAGTTTCTTGCCGTTGGTTTTGTATATGGGTGGAAAATGGTGTATCACGATGTCGTTTTCCACGGTTTACATTTACACAGCTGAGCTGTTCCCCACGAACCTCAGACACTCGCTACTAGGAATCTGCAGCATGACTGGCCGCATGGGGTCAATATTGTCACCGCAAACTCCTCTTTTG GCACAAATTATGCCGGAACTGCCTTTGATACTTTTCGGATGCATGGCTATGTCCGCGGGCCTGTTGTCTCTGTTCTTCCCCGAAACGCTGGGAACGAAACTTCCGGACACCGTGTGGGAGGCGGAGAACATAGGGAAGACGCAGGCAAAACAGGAGTTGCAGGATTCGCCGTCTTAA
- the LOC100882637 gene encoding solute carrier family 22 member 21 isoform X2, which yields MRLFCSQKDESSSAPKTIDGTGGKRGSEQEVDRFGYYQMIMFAIISLPLFLSAGFTLAYVFTAGEVKYRCLVPECEDPNSTVFNSPWAENAVPDLSEMSKCTRYVVQNHTGACTNQSFSNVTQKCDSWVYDPSENTVLSEWDLTCDTNRWKLTLVGTINNVGQFVGLIFAGYISDRYGRRTILTLTTSLSGISGLIHSFSVNYWMFLAFEFIDATVAAGIYSAGFILGMEMAGVKGRVLASTIICCMFAVGEMLLGLIAMWLRSWRLILRMVYGPALLAILLPFLIPESVRWLLANGKHEKVERIYRKMARINGLQVSEEAIGAFKDLNMVKADKTEQMAHEKKSPFMQVLTSSVMLTRLLACSFCWLTNTFVYYGLSLNSVAFAGDKYTNFILVAVVEIPAYFLTWFLTDHIGRKATLSSSFLLSGAFCLAIQFVPTGSWSFLPLVLYMGGKWCITMSFSTVYIYTAELFPTNLRHSLLGICSMTGRMGSILSPQTPLLAQIMPELPLILFGCMAMSAGLLSLFFPETLGTKLPDTVWEAENIGKTQAKQELQDSPS from the exons ATGAGGCTGTTCTGCTCGCAGAAGGACGAGTCGTCGTCCGCACCGAAAACCATCGATGGCACAG GAGGAAAGAGGGGCAGCGAGCAGGAAGTGGATCGCTTCGGATACTATCAAATGATTATGTTCGCGATAATTAGCTTGCCTCTGTTCTTGTCAGCAGGATTCACGCTTGCGTACGTGTTCACAGCTGGGGAAGTTAAGTACAG GTGTTTGGTGCCAGAGTGCGAAGACCCAAACAGCACAGTCTTCAATTCACCATGGGCAGAAAATGCCGTTCCGGACCTGTCAGAAATGTCCAAATGCACTCGTTACGTTGTTCAAAACCATACGGGTGCTTGTACAAACCAGTCGTTCAGTAATGTTACTCAAAAATGCGATTCCTGGGTCTACGATCCGTCAGAGAACACCGTGCTCAGCGAG TGGGACCTCACCTGCGACACCAATCGATGGAAACTCACGCTGGTGGGCACGATAAATAATGTCGGCCAATTCGTTGGATTGATCTTCGCTGGATACATATCGGACAG ATACGGAAGACGCACAATTTTGACGCTCACCACGTCCCTGAGCGGAATCAGCGGCCTGATACATTCCTTTTCCGTGAATTATTGGATGTTTCTAGCGTTCGAATTTATCGATGCGACTGTCGCGGCCGGTATCTACAGCGCTGGATTTATTTTAG GAATGGAGATGGCAGGAGTAAAAGGGCGAGTCCTGGCAAGCACCATCATTTGCTGCATGTTTGCAGTGGGTGAGATGTTGTTAGGATTGATTGCGATGTGGTTGAGATCGTGGCGGTTGATCCTTCGAATGGTATACGGTCCAGCTTTGCTCGCCATCTTGCTGCCCTTCCTGATCCCGGAATCAGTCAG GTGGCTATTGGCGAATGGGAAACACGAAAAGGTGGAGAGAATTTATCGTAAAATGGCGCGTATTAACGGGCTGCAAGTCTCGGAAGAGGCGATCGGAGCGTTCAAGGATTTAAATATGGTGAAAGCCGACAAG ACGGAGCAAATGGCGCACGAAAAGAAGTCGCCGTTCATGCAAGTGTTGACTAGCTCGGTAATGCTCACTCGTTTATTGGCCTGCTCGTTCTGCTGGCTGACGAACACCTTCGTCTATTACGGATTGTCTTTGAATTCGGTGGCGTTCGCCGGCGATAAATACACGAATTTCATACTGGTCGCCGTTGTCGAGATTCCGGCCTACTTTCTGACCTGGTTTCTGACCGATCACATCGGTCGCAAAGCGACTCTCTCCTCGTCGTTCTTGTTGAGCGGCGCTTTCTGTCTCGCGATACAATTCGTTCCTACAG GTTCATGGAGTTTCTTGCCGTTGGTTTTGTATATGGGTGGAAAATGGTGTATCACGATGTCGTTTTCCACGGTTTACATTTACACAGCTGAGCTGTTCCCCACGAACCTCAGACACTCGCTACTAGGAATCTGCAGCATGACTGGCCGCATGGGGTCAATATTGTCACCGCAAACTCCTCTTTTG GCACAAATTATGCCGGAACTGCCTTTGATACTTTTCGGATGCATGGCTATGTCCGCGGGCCTGTTGTCTCTGTTCTTCCCCGAAACGCTGGGAACGAAACTTCCGGACACCGTGTGGGAGGCGGAGAACATAGGGAAGACGCAGGCAAAACAGGAGTTGCAGGATTCGCCGTCTTAA